Proteins co-encoded in one Zalophus californianus isolate mZalCal1 chromosome 9, mZalCal1.pri.v2, whole genome shotgun sequence genomic window:
- the LOC113922254 gene encoding putative ankyrin repeat domain-containing protein 26-like protein isoform X4, with protein sequence MEKFFSFQDKKGGSSLPVTSSLRDGSGIPCGKRIGTSSSGWGYNIRDKDLKKIHKVAIMGNVRKLQKVLTFGKQGVNERDKMNRTALHLACASGHPDVVALLVERKCQLNFFDGDYRTALMKAVQCQNERCVSILLEHGADPNLVDIAGNNSLHYAAVGSNTLVAEKLLHHANIEARSKDVTRMRMKEALGSR encoded by the exons ATGGAGAAGTTTTTTAGCTTCCAGGATAAGAAGGGCGGGTCGTCCCTTCCAGTCACCAGCTCGCTGAGGGACGGCTCGGGCATCCCGTGTGGGAAGAGAATTGGAACCAGCAGCTCCGGGTGGGGGTACAACATCCGAGACAAAGATCTCAAAAAGATCCACAAAGTTGCCATCATGGGCAACGTAAGGAAACTGCAGAAGGTTCTCACTTTCGGGAAACAAGGCGTGAACGAAAGAGACAAGATGAACAG GACTGCTCTCCATTTGGCCTGTGCCAGTGGCCATCCAGATGTCGTTGCTCTCCTAGTGGAGAGGAAATGCCAGCTTAACTTCTTTGATGGAGATTACAGGACTGCTCTGATGAAG GCTGTACAATGCCAGAACGAGAGATGTGTGAGTATTCTTCTAGAACATGGTGCTGATCCAaatcttgtggacattgctggcaATAATTCTCTCCACTATGCTGCCGTTGGTTCAAATACATTAGTAGCAGAGAAGCTTTTACACCATGCAAATATTGAAGCGAGAAGCAAG GATGTGACTAGAATGCGTATGAAAGAGGCTCTTGGCTCAAGGTGA